DNA sequence from the Bradyrhizobium sp. CIAT3101 genome:
AAAAGTTGCCCACCCCTTTGCGCCATTGACGCGGGCGGCTTCCCTCACCTCTTCATTGATCCCCTGAAGGCCAGCGAAGATGATCAGTGCGAAGAATGGCGTGTAAGTCCATACATCGATGAGGACCAGGGAGAATATCGCGGTGTTCGGATCCGAAATCCACGCAAATCGGCTGATGCCGGCAAGGGACAATAAATAGTTCATGATCCCGTTTTGCGGATCCATCATTGTTGTCCACATGAGGGCAACGCTCATGGGCGGCAGGACGAGTGGCAAGAGGATGACGGGCCGCATCACGCGTGCCAGGAACACCTCAGTTGCGAACAGCTTGGCAAGTGCAAGACCGAACGCGGCCTCTGCAAGGACCGCCGATCCGGCATACACCAGAGTGGCTCGGATGCTATTCCAGAAATCATCTGTCTTGATGAGCGCTGCGTAGTTGTTGAGGCCAATGAAGTGAACCAGCGGCCGACCGAACTTGAGGTCAGTCAGCGACTGAAATACGCCATAGAAGAACAGGAAAAGAAATCCAAGCAATATGGCGATCGCTGGAGCAATCGCGGCAATACTCCACCAGTCGAGACGCGCCGGCGCGGCGTTCTTGACCAGATCATCTTTTGACGAGGTAAGTTGACTGGCCGAAGACAGCAGCGTCACGATTGCGCCGACTCCTCGAAGGTTCATCCCACTTTATCTCTAACATGCAAAGGGGCGGCGGTTAGATTTGCCACCCCTTTTACCCTCACATTGACGAACGGATTTCGGAGGCGAGGTCGGATAGCGTTGCCTTGACGTCAGCTCCCTTGACCATTTTCTGCATCGCCACGGCCCAGGCATTCATCGCCTCGCCAAAGCCGACGCGGGCTGTAAAGGCCAGCTGCGCCCTGTCCTGCACGGTCTTGAACGTGTCGACGAAGTTATTGAACTCAGGCTTTGCCGCGTATTCAAGCCAAGCCTTGTCGCTCCACGTCGAGGCGCGCGGAGAGTTGACGAGCTTGCCAGCGACAGCACCGTTCAGCTCGACCTGCTTTGAGGTTGCCCACTGGATGAACAGCCAGGCTGCCGCCTTCTTTTGAGAAGCAGCGTTGATCGCAAGAGACCAGATCCAGATGTTGGATTCGAAGTTCTTGCCGTTCGGAGCCCGCAAGGGGGGCGCGAATGCGATCTTGCCTGAGGCGGGCTTGCCGGCCACATCATTCCAAAACCCGAACATATTAGAATCGATCGCCATCGCCGTGCGTCCTGAACTGATGCCATCGACAACTTGGTACCAGTTGTCGTTGGCAAAGGACAAAGCCGCGCATTTCTTGATCATGTCCACATAGTCCTTGTGAAACGCGATAGACTCGGGTGCATCTAGGCCTGTGTCTAGCTTTCCATTCTTGATGATGAAATCATGCACGCCGTAGGACCTGGCAATCGAGATCACAGCGGTGTGGATGCTGCTCCAAAACCGCACACCGCGCACGCCCAAAGGTGTGATCGCGGGGTCCGCAGCCCTGAGCTTCTCGCAAGCGACGGACATTTCCGGCGGCGTGGTCGGGACCTTGATGCCGTGCTTGTCCAGGATGTCCTTGCGATAGAACAGCTGGATGTTCTCGAAGCCATGTGGGATGGCCCACACCTGCCCGCTTCCCGGCTCGATCTGCCCTTCCTTGACCTTCCAGGTCAGGGCATCCCGCAAGGCAGGGAAGAAATCTTTGTAGTCGTAGCCGGCCGCGGTGAGTTTAGGATCGTTTAGATAACGGTCGAGTGGCTCGAGCAATTGGCCTGGCGCAAGATCCCAGGCCGGTTGAATGCCCGTCCCCACGACGTCCCAGCTCGGCGATTTTGTGCTGAGCTGGATGGTCAGCTTATTCCAATAGGCGTCGTCCGGATAAAGCTCGGGCGTCACTTTGATGCCGGAGAGTTTCTCGAATTCGGGCAACTGGGCCGCGACCGCATCGGCATAGGGATGAATGTCGTAGGCCCAGACGATCGATGTGCCTTCGAATTGGCGCCAGTTGATGTCGTCCGCATTAGCTTGGGTGATGGCCGCTCCGGCCAAAAGCATGGAGCAGATAAGAGCTTTCTTGATAAAATTGGCCGAATGGCCGCGCAAAACGGCGAGTGTCCTTAGCATGTTCCCCTCCGATATGGGCTCTTTGGCCCACAAACCCACGTGCCTCTCCTCTTGCAGAGGCCGCAGCAGCGTGAAGGCTAGCCGCCGCTATCAGCCGTAAGCGGCCTTTCCAGACGAAGATTGGGTAAGTTTGGGTAATGTGAGAATGACGAGCCAACTACGTCTTGGATCGGTAGGCGCGGCGGTAGCTCTCGGTGCCGGACCGTCATCGTGGCGAACCGGCTGATAGGCGGCCCGGAATGTCATCAACCGGAATGGCCCAAGTGCGCGAACTCGCGCAGCCCTGCCGCGAGAAAACCGGCAGAATAGTTCAATTCCATTCCTAGCCGCTACAATAAACGCGACGCTCTATAACGCGCCGGTCGTGGCATTCTCAGCCTAGTGACGGCGCATGCGGCATCGCTCCAACAGGACAACAGGTATTGTTCTTTGATTATCGCTTATGCATCCCGGAAAAAGCCATGCCCCTGCAGAATCGGCAACAGCTCGTGATGGCTGCGAATGATGTAGTCCGGTTCTGCTGCCTGCAATCGCGAATCGGAGACAAATCCGCCGGTAATGGATACGCTTATGAGCCCGAGGTCGCGAGCAATATTCGTTTCGACTGGCATATCGCCGATGATAAAGGTCGCCGAAGGCTTGATGTCATTCTCTTGAATATAGCGACGAAGCCGCTCCCCTTTGGTCATTGACTTGAACTGCGTGGCGCGGCTTTCAAAAGCGATCACCTCATTAATGTAGTCATTAATTCCAAGCCTTCGCAATTGCGATCGGAGAGGCTCAGCGATATGGTTACTCACGATGATGGACGAAGCGTCTTGCTGGCGCGCGATTTCCAGAATTCTACGAGCGCCTTCGCGCAGATCAGTTTTGCCCGCAAAATGTTCGTAGGTGTCGTGAAACATTGCACCCGCATCTCGATCCATGTCGGCAATTTCCGAGTCCGACATTCCCAGACTGCGATAGAGGATAGAAAGCGGGACATCGCAGTGGTCGCGAAACGTAGCCATATCGATAGTTCTGCGACCAAAGCGATCCAGTATTGTATTCGTCGTCTGTAGTAGCACGTGCGCATCGTCGAGCAACGTGCCATTCCAATCGAATACAAGAGCAGGTTTCATGATTCGACTTTCAGGAGTGGATTGCGCATAGGGA
Encoded proteins:
- a CDS encoding sugar ABC transporter permease, which produces MTLLSSASQLTSSKDDLVKNAAPARLDWWSIAAIAPAIAILLGFLFLFFYGVFQSLTDLKFGRPLVHFIGLNNYAALIKTDDFWNSIRATLVYAGSAVLAEAAFGLALAKLFATEVFLARVMRPVILLPLVLPPMSVALMWTTMMDPQNGIMNYLLSLAGISRFAWISDPNTAIFSLVLIDVWTYTPFFALIIFAGLQGINEEVREAARVNGAKGWATFLHIELPLIAPYILIAAVFRLIESLNQFDIIFGTTQGGPGNSTSVLSVRAYITAFQNLAFGRGAALMVVNWMIVLVGTFAMVKLWRFVRLRVS
- a CDS encoding extracellular solute-binding protein, with amino-acid sequence MLRTLAVLRGHSANFIKKALICSMLLAGAAITQANADDINWRQFEGTSIVWAYDIHPYADAVAAQLPEFEKLSGIKVTPELYPDDAYWNKLTIQLSTKSPSWDVVGTGIQPAWDLAPGQLLEPLDRYLNDPKLTAAGYDYKDFFPALRDALTWKVKEGQIEPGSGQVWAIPHGFENIQLFYRKDILDKHGIKVPTTPPEMSVACEKLRAADPAITPLGVRGVRFWSSIHTAVISIARSYGVHDFIIKNGKLDTGLDAPESIAFHKDYVDMIKKCAALSFANDNWYQVVDGISSGRTAMAIDSNMFGFWNDVAGKPASGKIAFAPPLRAPNGKNFESNIWIWSLAINAASQKKAAAWLFIQWATSKQVELNGAVAGKLVNSPRASTWSDKAWLEYAAKPEFNNFVDTFKTVQDRAQLAFTARVGFGEAMNAWAVAMQKMVKGADVKATLSDLASEIRSSM
- a CDS encoding HAD hydrolase-like protein gives rise to the protein MKPALVFDWNGTLLDDAHVLLQTTNTILDRFGRRTIDMATFRDHCDVPLSILYRSLGMSDSEIADMDRDAGAMFHDTYEHFAGKTDLREGARRILEIARQQDASSIIVSNHIAEPLRSQLRRLGINDYINEVIAFESRATQFKSMTKGERLRRYIQENDIKPSATFIIGDMPVETNIARDLGLISVSITGGFVSDSRLQAAEPDYIIRSHHELLPILQGHGFFRDA